One genomic region from Sulfurimonas sp. encodes:
- a CDS encoding integron integrase translates to MEAKKKLLDMVRDKIRFKHYSYSTEKTYVHWIKHYIFFHNKKHPVDMGKREIEEYLTSLAVKSKVAPTTQNQAFSAILFLYKEVLSVDMSEWNVQALRAQERKHVPVVLTKEEVHKVIENLKGIYNLVTMLMYGCGLRMSEVLSLRVKDIDLGFEKVYIWDSKSLRDRALPLPIKLKKRIEVQIEAVCELHKKDIENGYGSVYLPFALDKKSPKVKYETKWQYLFPMNNVSKDPRTQIARRHHIHPKTLGRNIKVASQKANLNKRVTSHIFRHSYATHLLQAGIDLRSIQELLGHKSVETTMIYTHVVSEMNKAKVISPLDF, encoded by the coding sequence ATGGAAGCTAAAAAAAAATTATTAGATATGGTTCGCGACAAGATACGCTTTAAACACTATAGCTATTCTACTGAAAAGACCTATGTTCATTGGATCAAGCATTATATATTTTTTCATAATAAAAAGCATCCTGTAGATATGGGGAAGAGAGAGATTGAGGAGTATTTAACTTCTTTAGCTGTTAAAAGTAAAGTTGCTCCTACTACTCAAAATCAAGCTTTTAGTGCAATATTATTTTTATATAAAGAGGTGTTAAGTGTTGATATGAGTGAGTGGAATGTGCAAGCTTTACGAGCTCAAGAGAGAAAGCATGTCCCTGTAGTTTTGACAAAAGAGGAAGTGCATAAAGTTATTGAAAACTTAAAAGGTATTTACAACCTCGTAACTATGCTTATGTATGGCTGTGGACTACGAATGAGTGAGGTTTTGAGCCTTAGAGTGAAGGATATTGACTTAGGTTTTGAGAAAGTTTATATATGGGATTCTAAATCATTAAGGGATAGAGCCCTACCTTTACCTATAAAGTTGAAAAAAAGAATAGAAGTTCAGATAGAAGCTGTTTGTGAACTTCATAAAAAAGATATTGAAAATGGATATGGTTCTGTTTATTTACCTTTTGCACTAGATAAAAAATCTCCAAAAGTAAAATATGAAACCAAATGGCAATATCTTTTCCCAATGAATAATGTTTCAAAAGATCCACGAACACAAATAGCTAGAAGACATCATATCCACCCAAAAACTTTAGGACGAAACATAAAAGTAGCATCTCAAAAAGCAAACCTTAACAAACGAGTAACTTCACATATATTTAGACATAGTTATGCTACTCATCTTCTTCAAGCGGGGATAGACTTGCGTTCAATACAAGAACTATTAGGTCATAAAAGTGTCGAAACTACCATGATATATACCCATGTGGTATCTGAAATGAATAAAGCTAAAGTTATCAGCCCATTAGATTTTTAA
- a CDS encoding YifB family Mg chelatase-like AAA ATPase, with amino-acid sequence MKKLNCATYEGIDAKVVDVESTLTKGLPSFTIVGMANISINESKERVKSALLSNDFSFPPKRVTLSLSPSDIRKEGSQFDLSIALLIALNASDADFSEWFVFGELGLDGSVKENLKLYPLILSLANQKIITKAIVPFESLEKLSKIPNIEFYGVKTLQDATELLSNQEGISPSIAQTEIAYPFYEIKGEKYYYAKEYEDDFSDVKGQEVAKRAALISSTGFHNILFEGSPGCGKSMIAKRLRYILPAMKTEEILDVAKLQALEAKPIEFKPHRNMRSPHHTSTLGSVFGGGSFKAQIGEVGLAHNGVLFFDELPHFSKTILEALREPMQDNRIRISRVNTKVEYPSNFLFVGAMNPCPCGNLLSEHLECRCNELEIQRYKNRLSDPFLDRIDLTVVMQSVDAKDKASVSSKELHKQVLEAHHFAKKRGQDNFNAKLSDKEIENFCALDIDAKSVLDMAVSKFALSFRAIKKTQKVARTIADLEKSELIQKSHVLEALSYRRR; translated from the coding sequence ATGAAAAAACTAAACTGTGCTACTTATGAAGGTATAGATGCTAAGGTTGTTGATGTTGAATCTACCTTGACAAAGGGGCTTCCTTCTTTTACTATTGTAGGTATGGCAAATATTTCTATAAATGAGTCCAAAGAGCGGGTAAAGTCTGCCCTTTTGAGTAATGATTTTTCTTTTCCTCCAAAGCGTGTCACCTTGTCGTTATCTCCTAGTGACATACGAAAGGAAGGCTCGCAGTTTGACCTTAGCATCGCTCTTTTGATTGCTTTAAATGCTAGTGATGCAGACTTTAGCGAGTGGTTTGTTTTTGGTGAACTTGGACTCGATGGGAGTGTAAAAGAAAACTTGAAACTCTATCCGCTTATCTTATCTCTTGCAAATCAAAAAATCATTACAAAGGCTATTGTTCCTTTTGAGAGTTTAGAAAAACTTTCAAAGATTCCAAATATAGAATTTTACGGAGTAAAAACACTCCAAGATGCAACAGAACTTTTAAGTAACCAAGAAGGAATTTCTCCAAGTATTGCTCAAACAGAGATAGCCTATCCATTTTATGAGATTAAGGGTGAGAAATATTACTACGCTAAAGAGTATGAAGATGATTTTAGTGATGTAAAAGGACAAGAGGTTGCAAAAAGAGCCGCACTCATATCGAGTACGGGCTTTCACAATATTTTATTTGAAGGCTCTCCCGGATGCGGGAAAAGTATGATAGCTAAAAGACTTAGGTACATTTTGCCTGCTATGAAAACGGAGGAGATACTTGATGTCGCAAAACTTCAAGCCCTTGAAGCTAAACCCATCGAGTTTAAACCACATAGGAACATGCGTTCACCACATCACACTTCTACCCTTGGTAGCGTGTTTGGAGGTGGTTCTTTCAAAGCTCAAATAGGTGAAGTTGGTTTAGCACATAATGGAGTTTTATTTTTTGATGAACTTCCTCACTTTAGTAAAACTATCTTAGAAGCATTAAGAGAACCGATGCAAGACAATCGTATCAGAATTTCAAGAGTAAACACTAAGGTTGAGTATCCAAGTAACTTTTTGTTTGTTGGAGCGATGAACCCTTGTCCTTGTGGAAATCTTTTGAGTGAGCATCTAGAGTGTAGATGCAATGAGCTTGAAATTCAAAGATATAAAAACAGACTTTCTGACCCATTTTTAGACCGCATAGATTTAACAGTTGTTATGCAAAGTGTAGATGCTAAAGACAAGGCAAGTGTAAGTTCAAAAGAGTTACACAAGCAAGTTTTAGAGGCTCATCATTTTGCAAAAAAAAGAGGTCAAGATAATTTTAACGCCAAACTTAGTGACAAGGAAATAGAAAACTTTTGTGCTTTAGACATAGATGCTAAAAGTGTTTTAGATATGGCTGTGAGTAAATTCGCCTTATCTTTTAGAGCTATAAAAAAGACTCAAAAAGTAGCTAGGACTATTGCCGATTTAGAAAAAAGTGAGTTGATACAAAAGAGCCATGTTTTAGAGGCTCTTAGTTATAGAAGACGCTAA